The Haloplanus sp. CK5-1 genome segment GGTACCTGACCGGGGCGCGCGCTTTTGTGGCTGTACCCCTACGCCGAAACATGTCGCCGGACCTCGCCCGTCCCCGCCCGTCCGAGGGGGAGTCGACCGTCGTCGAGACCAACGGCGTCCGCCTGCACGTCGTCCGGGTCGGTCCCGACGACGGCCCGCCGGTCGTCCTGTTGCACGGCTTCCCGGAGTTCTGGTACGGCTGGCACGAGGTGGCCGACCGCCTCGCAGACGCCGGCTACCGCGTGTACGTCCCGGACGGCCGGGGGTACAACGACAGCGAGAAGCCGAGCGGCGTCGCCGCCTACCGCCTCCCGACGCTCGCGGCCGACGTCGCGGGACTGATCGACACCGTTGGGAGCGACGACGCCGGCGAGGCCCACGTCGTCGGCCACGACTGGGGGGCTGCGGTGGCGTGGTGGCTGGCGCTCGACCACCCCGACCGGGTCGCGACCCTGTCGGCGGTGAACGTCCCCCACCCCACGGTGATGGCGCGGACGCTCCGGCGGTCGTGGGACCAGCGCCTGCGGAGCTGGTACTTCGGCTTCTTCCAACTGCCCCGCCTGCCGGAACTGGTCGCCCGCGCCGGGGACTGGCGGCTCTTCGAGACGACGATGCGGGCTTCGAGTCGGCCGGGGACCTTCGACGACGCCGACTTCGAACGCTACCGGGCGGCGTGGTCGAAACCCGGCGCGATCACCGGGATGGTGAACTGGTACCGGGCCATCGCACGCCACGCGCCGCCGGAGCGGACCGACCCGGTCGACCCGCCGACGCTCGTCCTCTGGGGGACGGGCGACGAGTATCTCCGGACGGAGATGGCTCGGGAGAGCGTCGCGTACTGTCGGGACGGGCGGGCGATTCTGGTCGACGACGCGACCCACTGGATCCACCACGAGGTCCCGGACCGCGTGACTGACC includes the following:
- a CDS encoding alpha/beta fold hydrolase, with translation MSPDLARPRPSEGESTVVETNGVRLHVVRVGPDDGPPVVLLHGFPEFWYGWHEVADRLADAGYRVYVPDGRGYNDSEKPSGVAAYRLPTLAADVAGLIDTVGSDDAGEAHVVGHDWGAAVAWWLALDHPDRVATLSAVNVPHPTVMARTLRRSWDQRLRSWYFGFFQLPRLPELVARAGDWRLFETTMRASSRPGTFDDADFERYRAAWSKPGAITGMVNWYRAIARHAPPERTDPVDPPTLVLWGTGDEYLRTEMARESVAYCRDGRAILVDDATHWIHHEVPDRVTDHLREGFRRAGPTP